A portion of the Pedobacter cryoconitis genome contains these proteins:
- a CDS encoding amidohydrolase family protein has product MKTYLFSLALSASSLMCFAQANISPAKKQSKTIAITGAIIHVGNGTVIENGTLLFGNGKIIAVAASGQVPQGDILRINASGKHIYPGFIAATTNLGLTEIEAVKATLDFAEIGDYNSHIRSIVAYNTDSKVPATLRSNGILMAQPTPQGGIISGSSSVVQLDAWNWEDAALRKDDAMHMSWPTTPSFKGYGRPQVTPEVLAERTQTAINQLTSFFAEAKAYAEMGEPEVINTRFEAMKPVFTGKEKLFIAAESQKDIITAVNFAKKFGITPVITGADEAYLIIDFLKANHITVVVKQPHALPNNNDDDVNMPYKNAAILANAGLNVVLSIDGYWQQRNLPFMAGTVSAWGLDKEKALATITLNAAKAMGTAQTTGSIEVGKDATFFISAGDALDMKTNKVEQAFIQGRDINLDNLHKQLDKKFSDKYAVEKQ; this is encoded by the coding sequence ATGAAAACATATCTATTTAGCCTGGCTTTATCGGCATCAAGCCTGATGTGTTTTGCACAGGCCAATATATCACCGGCGAAAAAACAAAGTAAGACCATAGCGATAACCGGAGCAATAATACATGTTGGGAACGGCACAGTCATTGAAAACGGAACACTTCTTTTTGGGAACGGAAAAATTATAGCAGTAGCTGCCAGCGGACAAGTTCCCCAAGGCGATATATTGCGTATAAATGCGAGTGGAAAACATATTTATCCGGGTTTTATTGCAGCAACAACAAATTTAGGATTAACAGAGATTGAAGCTGTAAAAGCAACACTTGATTTTGCAGAGATCGGTGATTATAATTCTCATATCCGCTCTATTGTAGCTTACAATACAGATTCAAAAGTACCGGCAACCTTACGCAGCAATGGTATCTTGATGGCACAACCGACACCACAAGGTGGAATAATTTCAGGCAGTTCTTCTGTGGTACAGTTAGATGCATGGAATTGGGAAGATGCTGCGCTGCGGAAAGATGATGCAATGCATATGAGCTGGCCAACGACTCCCAGCTTCAAAGGTTACGGTCGTCCTCAGGTTACACCAGAAGTATTGGCAGAACGTACACAGACTGCTATTAATCAATTAACTTCATTCTTTGCTGAAGCAAAAGCTTATGCTGAAATGGGTGAGCCTGAAGTGATCAATACACGTTTTGAAGCGATGAAACCTGTTTTTACGGGTAAAGAAAAGTTATTTATTGCCGCAGAAAGTCAAAAGGACATTATTACTGCGGTTAATTTCGCAAAGAAATTTGGCATCACACCAGTAATTACGGGCGCAGATGAGGCTTATTTAATCATTGATTTCTTAAAGGCAAATCATATTACAGTAGTGGTTAAACAGCCACATGCATTACCAAATAACAACGATGATGATGTAAATATGCCTTATAAAAATGCAGCTATTCTGGCCAATGCTGGTTTAAATGTTGTTTTAAGCATTGATGGTTACTGGCAACAACGCAACTTGCCTTTTATGGCGGGAACTGTTTCAGCATGGGGTTTGGATAAAGAGAAAGCATTAGCTACAATCACTTTGAATGCGGCAAAAGCTATGGGAACAGCTCAAACGACCGGGAGTATTGAGGTTGGCAAAGATGCAACTTTCTTTATCTCTGCGGGCGATGCGCTGGATATGAAAACAAACAAAGTGGAACAGGCTTTTATCCAGGGAAGAGATATTAACCTGGATAACCTGCACAAGCAACTGGACAAAAAATTCAGCGATAAATATGCGGTAGAAAAACAATAA
- a CDS encoding glycoside hydrolase family 3 protein — translation MKYKVVLLPFLLSLFSYVAVANDTLKVVKNKSRIKVSSVSPLYKNPGISIEKRVKDLLSRMTPEEKFWQLFMIPGDLDGVDKNRYKNGIFGLQVSAVSQGGGGAGQMLSYNTKENAFTLAKKINAIQRYFVTESRLGIPIIAFDEALHGLVRQGATAFPQSIGLAASFDTAMMGQVAGTIAQETKIRGIRDILTPVVNIAADVRWGRTEETYGEDPFLTSQMGLAFVSAFEKQNIITTPKHFVANVGDGGRDSYPIHADERLLEEIYFPPFKATIQQGKSRSLMTAYNSLNGTPATSNAYLLTQKLKTEWDFKGFVISDAGAVGGANVLHYTASGYSDATRQAIIAGLDVIFQTEYEHYKLFIPPFLDGSIPQQRIDDAVSRVLRAKFELGLFENPYVSEKDAENALNDQSHKAIARQAALKSFVLLKNEKSMLPLQNIRNILVVGQDAAEARLGGYSGTGNGKINIVDGLKKRAGEQVKVTYSKGSTRDPILYVPVAKQFLKTDTASGLLASYFDNLSLSGKPVFTRIDQAIDFMWTLSAPDKRLEKDQYAIRWDGTLQAPKSGTYQIGLEGNDGYRLYLDGKLLIDQWEKISYHTRLVPFSFDQNKSYAIRVEFKEPKGNAHIKLIWNYGVADERAKDLANAVKLAENADVIVVAAGIKEGEFQDRALLSLPGNQEELIQAMEKSGKPVVVLLVGGSAITMNNWYNDAAAVLAIWYPGEEGGNAVAETLFGDYNPGGRLPITYPVHESQLPLVYNHKPTGRGDDYNNLSGEPLFPFGFGLSYTKFEYKDLKLSKREIKGKTDISQMEPVTASFTLQNTGIYDGEEVVQLYIRDLLSTVARPVLELKGFERVRLKTGESKQVSFEITAQMLKMLNAEMKMVIEPGDFRIMIGSSSKELWLKDTLKVSK, via the coding sequence ATGAAATATAAAGTTGTTTTATTGCCGTTCCTGCTTTCTTTGTTTAGTTATGTTGCTGTTGCGAATGATACACTTAAAGTAGTTAAAAATAAAAGCCGGATAAAGGTGTCATCAGTTTCGCCCTTATATAAAAATCCAGGTATCAGCATTGAAAAAAGAGTGAAGGATTTGCTTTCCAGGATGACTCCGGAAGAGAAATTCTGGCAGCTTTTTATGATTCCTGGAGATCTGGATGGAGTGGATAAAAACCGCTATAAAAACGGGATCTTTGGTTTACAGGTTAGTGCAGTTTCTCAGGGAGGGGGCGGCGCCGGACAAATGCTTAGCTATAATACGAAGGAAAATGCTTTTACGCTGGCCAAAAAGATTAATGCAATACAGCGTTATTTCGTCACAGAAAGCCGTTTGGGTATTCCTATTATAGCATTTGATGAAGCGCTTCATGGATTGGTGAGACAAGGAGCTACGGCTTTTCCTCAGTCTATTGGTCTTGCAGCCAGCTTTGATACCGCTATGATGGGACAAGTTGCTGGCACAATTGCTCAGGAAACTAAAATCAGAGGAATCAGGGATATTTTAACACCGGTAGTCAATATTGCTGCGGATGTGCGTTGGGGACGCACGGAAGAAACTTATGGTGAAGATCCTTTTCTTACTTCTCAAATGGGACTGGCTTTTGTCAGTGCGTTTGAAAAACAGAATATTATTACCACACCTAAGCATTTTGTAGCTAATGTTGGCGATGGTGGCCGGGATAGTTATCCAATTCATGCTGATGAACGTTTACTGGAAGAAATTTACTTTCCTCCATTTAAAGCAACCATACAACAAGGAAAAAGCCGGTCTCTGATGACTGCATATAACAGCTTAAACGGAACTCCTGCTACTTCAAATGCTTATTTGCTGACCCAAAAATTAAAAACAGAATGGGACTTTAAAGGGTTCGTTATTTCTGATGCCGGAGCGGTTGGTGGTGCAAACGTTTTGCATTATACAGCATCAGGTTATAGTGATGCGACCAGACAAGCGATTATTGCAGGTTTGGATGTGATTTTTCAAACAGAATATGAACATTACAAATTGTTTATTCCTCCTTTTCTTGATGGGTCTATTCCTCAACAGCGAATAGACGATGCAGTTTCCAGGGTTTTAAGAGCCAAATTTGAACTGGGACTTTTTGAGAACCCTTATGTTTCTGAAAAGGATGCTGAGAATGCATTGAATGATCAAAGTCATAAAGCTATTGCCAGGCAGGCTGCTTTGAAATCATTTGTTTTGCTGAAGAATGAAAAATCTATGTTACCTCTACAAAATATTAGAAACATATTGGTAGTTGGACAGGATGCTGCAGAAGCCCGCTTGGGAGGCTACAGTGGAACTGGTAATGGGAAGATTAATATAGTAGATGGTTTGAAAAAAAGAGCTGGTGAGCAGGTTAAAGTGACTTACAGTAAAGGGAGCACACGTGACCCGATTTTATATGTACCCGTAGCTAAACAATTTCTGAAGACAGACACTGCTTCAGGACTTCTCGCATCCTATTTTGATAATCTTTCTTTAAGTGGTAAACCTGTTTTTACACGAATAGATCAGGCCATAGACTTTATGTGGACGCTATCTGCTCCGGATAAGCGTTTAGAGAAAGATCAATATGCAATCCGGTGGGACGGAACGCTTCAAGCACCGAAATCCGGAACTTATCAAATTGGATTGGAAGGCAATGATGGCTACCGTCTTTATCTGGATGGAAAACTATTAATTGATCAATGGGAGAAAATATCTTATCATACCCGGTTAGTTCCATTTTCTTTTGATCAGAATAAATCCTATGCAATCCGTGTAGAATTTAAAGAACCTAAAGGCAATGCACATATCAAGTTAATCTGGAATTACGGTGTGGCAGATGAACGTGCTAAAGATTTAGCTAATGCGGTTAAACTTGCTGAAAATGCAGATGTTATTGTGGTAGCTGCGGGAATTAAAGAAGGAGAATTCCAGGATCGCGCATTATTGAGCTTGCCAGGTAACCAGGAAGAACTGATTCAGGCTATGGAGAAATCCGGGAAACCAGTGGTTGTTTTATTGGTTGGAGGCAGCGCAATCACGATGAACAATTGGTACAATGATGCTGCAGCAGTTTTGGCGATCTGGTATCCAGGTGAAGAAGGGGGAAATGCAGTAGCAGAAACTTTATTCGGAGACTATAATCCTGGTGGCCGCCTACCGATTACTTATCCGGTTCATGAATCACAACTGCCATTGGTGTACAATCACAAACCAACAGGCAGAGGCGATGATTATAATAACCTGAGTGGTGAACCTCTTTTCCCATTTGGCTTTGGGCTGAGTTATACAAAATTTGAGTATAAAGATTTGAAGTTAAGTAAAAGAGAGATTAAGGGTAAAACAGATATATCACAAATGGAACCTGTAACAGCAAGTTTTACTTTACAGAACACAGGAATTTATGATGGGGAAGAAGTGGTGCAGCTTTATATCCGTGATCTGCTGAGTACGGTAGCCAGACCAGTTTTAGAGTTGAAAGGTTTTGAACGCGTCAGGTTAAAAACTGGAGAATCTAAACAAGTTTCATTTGAGATCACAGCCCAGATGTTAAAAATGCTGAATGCAGAAATGAAGATGGTAATCGAGCCCGGAGACTTTAGAATAATGATCGGTTCTTCGAGCAAAGAACTGTGGTTAAAAGACACTTTAAAGGTGAGTAAATAA
- a CDS encoding alpha-L-fucosidase has protein sequence MKTKIIIAAMLICAAGKLTAQENGVHQQSTVYEAPTDPLVKKKLDKWQDQKFGMIIHWGLYAVPGIIESWTLCSEDWIERDSTKTYDDYKKWYWGLSKAFNPVHFNPEQWAKAGKSAGMKYLVFTTKHHDGFAMFDTKESDFSIAKGPFAKDPKADVAKYVFDSFRKEGFMIGAYFSKPDWHSEYYWWSKYATPNRNNNYDIQKNPWRWNKFKGFAYNQLEELMTRYGGIDILWLDGGWVRPLETVNEEVRSWGAEIPKWSQDIDMPKIARMARKAQPGILMVDRTVHGPYENYQTPEQKIPDTQLDHPWESCMTLGGAWGFVPNDQYKPASEVIHKLVEIVAKGGSLLLGIGPDPDGTLPASVVTKLNEIGQWTSKNGKAIYNTRITKNYHSGQTWFTQSKDGKLRYAIYCRNVGEQPERTINWIGNSPKKGTVLKLVSTGQSLKWTVSNDKTTVELPANAGSAEAALSFEFTPAT, from the coding sequence ATGAAAACAAAAATTATAATTGCGGCGATGCTGATTTGTGCTGCCGGCAAGTTAACAGCACAAGAAAATGGAGTTCATCAGCAATCAACCGTTTATGAAGCACCAACAGATCCGCTGGTTAAAAAGAAACTTGACAAATGGCAGGATCAGAAATTCGGAATGATAATTCACTGGGGATTATATGCCGTACCTGGTATCATAGAATCCTGGACGCTTTGTTCAGAAGACTGGATAGAACGCGACAGTACAAAGACTTATGACGATTATAAGAAGTGGTACTGGGGATTGAGTAAAGCTTTTAACCCGGTGCACTTTAATCCGGAACAATGGGCAAAAGCGGGTAAAAGTGCAGGGATGAAATACCTTGTTTTTACTACCAAACACCATGACGGTTTCGCCATGTTTGACACGAAGGAATCTGATTTTAGTATTGCTAAAGGCCCTTTTGCAAAAGATCCGAAAGCAGATGTGGCCAAATATGTATTTGATTCTTTTAGAAAAGAGGGCTTCATGATTGGTGCTTATTTTTCCAAGCCTGACTGGCATTCTGAATATTACTGGTGGTCTAAATATGCTACGCCTAACCGGAACAACAACTATGATATTCAGAAAAATCCATGGAGATGGAACAAATTTAAAGGTTTTGCCTATAATCAGCTGGAAGAACTCATGACCCGCTATGGCGGTATTGATATTTTATGGCTTGATGGAGGGTGGGTCAGACCATTGGAGACTGTCAATGAAGAAGTGCGCTCCTGGGGCGCTGAGATTCCAAAATGGAGCCAGGATATAGATATGCCTAAAATAGCCCGGATGGCCAGAAAAGCGCAACCTGGTATTTTAATGGTTGACAGAACTGTTCATGGGCCTTACGAGAATTATCAGACGCCAGAACAAAAGATTCCTGATACACAACTGGATCATCCATGGGAAAGCTGCATGACCCTTGGCGGGGCATGGGGATTTGTTCCGAATGATCAGTATAAACCTGCCAGTGAGGTGATTCACAAACTCGTGGAAATTGTAGCTAAAGGTGGAAGTTTGCTTTTAGGGATTGGGCCTGATCCAGATGGTACGTTACCAGCCTCGGTTGTGACTAAATTAAATGAGATTGGTCAGTGGACTTCTAAAAATGGTAAAGCCATTTACAATACCAGGATTACTAAGAACTACCACAGTGGCCAAACCTGGTTTACGCAAAGTAAAGATGGTAAATTAAGGTATGCGATTTACTGTAGAAATGTTGGAGAACAGCCGGAAAGGACTATTAACTGGATAGGGAATTCACCAAAGAAGGGGACAGTCCTGAAGCTTGTTTCTACTGGTCAGTCTCTAAAATGGACTGTGTCAAATGATAAAACCACGGTAGAATTACCAGCAAATGCTGGGAGTGCAGAAGCCGCATTGTCTTTTGAATTTACACCTGCTACTTAG
- a CDS encoding SusD/RagB family nutrient-binding outer membrane lipoprotein, producing the protein MKKLIINISFVLVAATSLVSCKKALEDKFYNPEKARDASVPGLFTAMLNNDRVAAKYWNVRTFLCQMPGVYAQTSYFPNAISVYQQNDGYSQNYWDDFYATGGNGSGSMAQYRSMEVKFKTLSDAEKATQAIIMQAAKVVLIEQAAKMVDLWGDIPYSETGSLETSSTIVNPKFDEQKALYTSFISDLTTAAAYFKANPTNKDFSKADILLKGDVNQWVRYANSLRLRLLMRISKVDEGTARTAVLDMLNNPSAFPLIDGGNNPSYNPGASDVLLQPLTNSTSDLRAAFMEGSWYATDYMLNTVMLPANDPRIPVIYDKYGRIVKIDKKDVFVPNKTYKAMPVTMIASEQETKFADYSVLDSATFLFNQKLPGIVITASEVNFLKAEAFERWGSSASAQTAYGNALRQSVTFYYYLNNLNQGGGYVNVQAPDAATIDTWVNTSSAAYAGTSANKLANIYTQKWVHLGVLQSTEAWSEYRRTGFPVLTFPADGKLSGFDTPPNRLIYPGKEKILNAANYQAVQAKDTRKTKIFWQP; encoded by the coding sequence ATGAAAAAATTAATTATAAATATAAGCTTTGTTTTAGTTGCAGCGACGTCATTAGTGAGTTGCAAAAAAGCACTTGAAGATAAATTCTATAACCCGGAAAAAGCACGTGATGCTAGTGTTCCAGGCCTTTTTACTGCGATGTTGAACAATGACAGAGTCGCGGCGAAATATTGGAATGTACGTACTTTTTTATGTCAGATGCCTGGCGTATATGCGCAGACTTCTTATTTCCCGAATGCAATTTCAGTTTATCAGCAAAATGACGGTTATTCTCAGAACTATTGGGATGATTTTTATGCTACAGGTGGTAACGGTAGTGGAAGTATGGCACAATATCGTTCTATGGAAGTCAAATTCAAAACACTTTCGGATGCGGAAAAAGCGACTCAGGCTATAATTATGCAGGCTGCAAAGGTTGTATTGATAGAGCAGGCCGCAAAAATGGTAGACTTATGGGGAGATATTCCTTATAGTGAAACAGGGAGTCTGGAAACAAGCAGTACGATTGTAAATCCTAAATTTGATGAGCAAAAAGCATTGTATACCAGTTTTATCAGTGATCTGACTACTGCTGCTGCTTACTTCAAAGCGAACCCGACCAATAAAGATTTTTCCAAAGCGGATATTTTGCTGAAAGGCGATGTCAATCAGTGGGTGCGCTATGCCAATTCTTTACGCTTAAGATTACTGATGCGCATTTCAAAAGTTGACGAAGGAACAGCCAGAACAGCAGTATTGGATATGTTAAACAATCCGTCCGCTTTTCCATTAATCGATGGAGGAAATAATCCTTCATATAACCCGGGGGCATCCGATGTTTTACTACAACCTTTAACCAATAGCACCAGTGATTTAAGGGCTGCTTTTATGGAAGGTAGCTGGTATGCTACAGATTATATGTTAAACACGGTGATGTTGCCAGCCAATGATCCGCGTATTCCTGTAATTTATGATAAATACGGCAGGATAGTGAAGATTGATAAAAAGGATGTATTTGTGCCTAATAAAACATATAAGGCTATGCCGGTTACGATGATTGCATCAGAGCAGGAAACTAAATTTGCGGATTATTCAGTACTTGACTCTGCAACTTTCCTGTTTAATCAAAAATTACCAGGTATTGTGATCACTGCTTCTGAAGTGAATTTTTTGAAAGCAGAGGCTTTTGAAAGATGGGGTAGTTCAGCCAGTGCACAAACTGCTTATGGAAATGCCTTAAGACAATCTGTTACTTTTTATTACTACCTGAATAACTTAAATCAGGGTGGTGGATATGTGAATGTTCAGGCTCCCGACGCTGCTACTATAGATACCTGGGTGAATACATCTTCAGCTGCTTATGCGGGTACTTCTGCAAATAAACTGGCTAATATTTATACTCAGAAATGGGTGCATTTAGGGGTACTTCAATCTACAGAAGCCTGGTCTGAATACAGAAGAACTGGTTTCCCTGTTTTAACTTTCCCTGCAGATGGTAAACTATCAGGTTTTGATACTCCTCCAAACAGGTTAATTTATCCAGGTAAAGAAAAGATTCTGAATGCAGCAAATTATCAGGCTGTTCAAGCTAAGGATACGCGTAAAACCAAGATTTTCTGGCAACCGTAA
- a CDS encoding SusC/RagA family TonB-linked outer membrane protein has translation MRKIYLKYLSVFLLTLLTVSAFAQKTLTGTVRDASGPVPGVSVSLKGTSKVTQTDGAGKFSITASTNDVLSFSAVGYAKQEVTIGNQTSLNVTLIESANSLNEVVVTTALGIKRQEKSLGYAVSTVTAKQLTEAGNTNFASALYGKAAGVKITTAPGGASSAVSVQIRGINSISYNQQPLYVVDGVMIRNDGQNGAKGANNNDYWGDQRIRGNGILDINPADIESMTILKGASASALYGSDAGSGVVVITTKKGIKGKGLGIDFNYQGSVDQVAFLPNFQNVYGPGYDRKTNLANVGREDGWNVDATSPTGLRPYFRAYSNFGPKMEGQQVKWWDGSIRSYSPQPDNYKDVYQTGYTSNANVAISNQSEAINYRFSASRLDYKGTQPGNTGSKNSFNLNSTIKLAPKLSADVIVSYVNTITKNRPYQLGQVLGSFGGFFSRAEDMNLMKQKFQTSDGYKYATFDQLDRPEPFIYNIRATNLLDFYWQQLKNEYVENENRLLSSFTLNYDIAKNLKFRGRIGNDYTGARTENRQFTEVPIALNGNTSTGGYTTTQGQYAVLYGDALLTYSNKIGKDLSLSVSGGYQGRNETYKDQQSNTKDGLVSRDWFAISNSFSVAETSDTRKQQSKYAYLGILNLSYKDFLFLEGTARQEYASTLPPQNNKYSYYSLNGGFVFSDVVKLPGFWNYGKLRASYGVVGNAPPLYESNIVYTQTSLQTINGSVPSLVAANAYGNNSLMPEKKHEAEFGLETRFLEGRLGLDVSYYNNRVKNQIVPLQVSSTVGATSQIVNVGEIGSRGFEVALNATPVKAGKFRWDTRLNFSSNKSRVISLMEGMSELNFYSSDQATAKIVAKAGEELGNIYVRPRATDSKGNYIINADGLYVMDNSTYVKAGNIMPKVVGGFSNTFSYGNFSLDFTIDGRFGGKMLSPNLKYMRGAGMLENSMEFRDAEHGGIAYTSNGKTYNDGVLLQGVNQTTGLPNTKVISAADYYINTYNWGEGSLTDGEIFDNSFIKMREVVLSYKLPASFTSKLKITNLRVSLIGRNLFYIWRTMKDLDPEAPLGNKWWSQGVDVGSTAASRNYGFSISANF, from the coding sequence ATGAGAAAAATTTACTTAAAGTATTTAAGCGTTTTTCTGTTAACTCTGTTGACAGTCAGCGCTTTTGCACAGAAAACCCTTACCGGGACAGTAAGGGATGCTTCCGGCCCTGTGCCGGGAGTTAGTGTTTCACTAAAAGGCACTTCTAAAGTTACCCAGACAGATGGCGCTGGAAAGTTTTCAATTACCGCCAGTACAAATGATGTTTTGTCTTTCTCTGCGGTAGGATATGCCAAACAGGAAGTCACTATTGGGAATCAAACCTCACTAAACGTTACCTTGATTGAAAGTGCAAACAGTCTGAATGAAGTTGTTGTAACTACCGCATTAGGGATTAAACGACAAGAAAAATCATTAGGATATGCAGTAAGTACGGTCACAGCTAAACAATTAACAGAAGCTGGTAATACCAATTTTGCATCCGCTTTATATGGTAAAGCTGCCGGAGTAAAAATTACTACTGCACCAGGTGGTGCGAGCAGTGCGGTAAGCGTACAAATCCGTGGAATCAATTCGATCAGTTATAACCAGCAACCTTTATATGTTGTAGATGGGGTAATGATTAGAAATGATGGCCAGAATGGAGCTAAAGGTGCTAACAACAATGACTACTGGGGAGATCAGCGTATCAGGGGAAACGGTATTTTAGATATCAATCCTGCGGATATTGAAAGTATGACTATTTTAAAAGGAGCGAGTGCTTCTGCTTTATATGGTTCGGATGCTGGAAGTGGTGTAGTTGTAATTACCACTAAAAAAGGAATCAAAGGAAAAGGTCTTGGAATTGATTTTAATTACCAGGGATCAGTTGATCAGGTTGCTTTTTTACCAAATTTCCAAAACGTATATGGGCCAGGTTATGACAGGAAAACTAACTTAGCCAATGTCGGCCGTGAAGATGGCTGGAATGTAGATGCGACTTCACCAACAGGGTTAAGACCATATTTTAGAGCCTATTCAAACTTTGGCCCTAAAATGGAAGGTCAGCAAGTAAAATGGTGGGATGGTTCGATCCGTTCTTATTCTCCGCAACCGGATAATTATAAAGACGTTTATCAAACAGGTTATACCTCAAACGCAAACGTGGCTATCTCTAACCAAAGTGAAGCTATCAATTACCGTTTCTCAGCATCACGTCTGGATTATAAAGGTACACAGCCAGGAAACACAGGCTCAAAAAACTCTTTCAACTTAAACTCTACGATTAAACTTGCGCCAAAACTTTCCGCAGATGTAATTGTGAGTTATGTAAATACGATCACAAAAAACAGACCTTATCAATTGGGCCAGGTTTTAGGCTCATTCGGTGGTTTCTTTAGCCGTGCTGAAGATATGAACCTGATGAAACAAAAATTCCAGACTAGTGACGGGTATAAATATGCCACTTTCGACCAGCTGGATCGCCCTGAGCCATTCATTTACAATATCAGAGCAACCAATTTATTGGATTTCTACTGGCAGCAATTGAAAAACGAGTATGTTGAAAATGAAAACAGATTACTATCAAGTTTTACTTTAAACTATGATATTGCTAAAAATCTGAAATTCAGAGGACGTATAGGTAATGACTATACAGGTGCAAGAACAGAAAACCGTCAGTTTACTGAAGTTCCGATTGCATTAAATGGGAATACCAGTACTGGTGGATACACGACAACACAAGGTCAATATGCAGTTTTATATGGAGACGCTTTATTAACTTACTCCAACAAAATTGGTAAAGATCTGAGCCTGTCAGTAAGTGGAGGTTACCAGGGTAGAAATGAAACTTATAAAGACCAGCAATCGAATACGAAAGATGGACTGGTTTCAAGAGACTGGTTTGCAATCAGCAATTCATTCAGTGTTGCTGAAACATCTGACACCAGAAAACAACAATCTAAATATGCTTACCTGGGAATCTTAAATTTAAGCTATAAAGACTTCTTGTTCTTAGAAGGTACAGCCCGTCAGGAATATGCATCTACGCTGCCTCCGCAAAATAACAAATACTCTTACTATTCATTAAATGGTGGTTTTGTTTTCAGCGATGTAGTGAAATTACCAGGTTTCTGGAACTATGGTAAATTAAGGGCTTCTTATGGTGTGGTTGGTAATGCGCCACCTTTATATGAATCAAATATTGTCTATACACAAACTTCTCTTCAAACTATAAATGGTTCAGTTCCTTCGTTAGTAGCTGCTAATGCTTATGGAAATAACAGTTTAATGCCAGAAAAGAAACATGAAGCAGAATTTGGTCTGGAAACCCGCTTTTTAGAAGGACGTCTTGGTTTAGACGTGAGTTACTACAACAACCGTGTTAAAAACCAGATTGTACCACTACAAGTAAGCTCAACTGTTGGTGCAACCAGTCAAATTGTAAATGTGGGTGAAATTGGAAGCAGAGGATTTGAAGTCGCTTTAAATGCAACTCCTGTAAAAGCTGGTAAATTCCGTTGGGACACACGTTTAAACTTCTCCTCTAATAAATCGCGTGTAATTTCATTAATGGAAGGTATGTCAGAGTTGAATTTCTATTCTTCAGATCAGGCAACTGCTAAAATTGTAGCTAAAGCCGGAGAAGAATTAGGTAATATCTATGTACGCCCAAGAGCAACAGATTCCAAAGGCAATTATATCATTAATGCTGATGGTTTGTATGTGATGGACAACAGTACTTATGTTAAAGCAGGGAACATTATGCCGAAAGTTGTAGGTGGTTTCTCTAATACCTTCAGCTATGGTAACTTCTCTTTAGATTTTACTATTGATGGCCGTTTCGGCGGAAAGATGCTATCTCCAAATCTTAAATATATGCGTGGAGCAGGTATGCTGGAAAACTCTATGGAATTCAGAGATGCTGAACACGGTGGAATTGCTTACACCAGTAATGGTAAAACGTATAACGACGGTGTACTATTACAAGGTGTAAACCAGACTACAGGCTTACCGAATACCAAAGTTATTTCTGCTGCTGATTATTATATCAATACTTACAACTGGGGAGAAGGTTCTTTGACAGATGGAGAAATTTTTGATAACAGTTTTATCAAAATGAGAGAAGTGGTATTAAGCTACAAATTGCCAGCTTCATTTACCAGTAAACTTAAAATCACCAACCTGAGAGTTTCATTGATTGGCCGTAATTTATTCTATATCTGGCGTACGATGAAAGATTTGGATCCTGAAGCACCGCTAGGAAATAAATGGTGGTCACAAGGAGTAGATGTAGGTTCAACAGCTGCCTCAAGAAATTATGGTTTTTCTATAAGCGCGAATTTCTAA